One window of the Mycobacterium xenopi genome contains the following:
- a CDS encoding MaoC/PaaZ C-terminal domain-containing protein, giving the protein MPIDPSVALGAEFGAVEFSWTATDVQLYNLALGAGADPLSPRELSYVRDHTPQVLPTFGCVAASFHEVEPPKVSWPGVDIDLAKILHASEEVRVPAPLPPSGSARAISRISEVWDKGKAAVVVLETSVTASDGAPLWTQRRSIFARGEGGFGGERGPSGGGSSAAAPERAPDVEVDIPVLPQQALLYRLCGDRNPLHSDPEFAAAAGFPRPILHGLCTYGMTCKTMVDAMLDGDAGAVASFGARFSGVAFPGETLKAGIWKADGRLLASVVAPARDNAVVLSGVELVPA; this is encoded by the coding sequence ATGCCAATTGATCCAAGCGTTGCACTTGGCGCCGAATTCGGAGCCGTCGAATTCTCCTGGACAGCAACAGATGTGCAGCTCTATAACCTGGCCCTGGGCGCAGGAGCAGATCCCCTCAGCCCGCGTGAGCTCAGCTACGTGCGCGACCATACCCCCCAGGTGCTACCGACATTCGGGTGTGTCGCGGCGTCGTTTCACGAGGTGGAGCCGCCGAAAGTGAGCTGGCCGGGGGTGGACATCGACTTGGCCAAGATCCTGCACGCCTCCGAAGAGGTCAGGGTGCCCGCGCCGCTGCCGCCGTCCGGAAGTGCCCGTGCCATAAGCCGGATCTCCGAGGTATGGGACAAGGGCAAGGCCGCGGTGGTGGTCCTCGAGACATCGGTGACCGCGTCGGACGGAGCACCGTTGTGGACGCAGCGGCGCTCGATTTTCGCCCGCGGCGAGGGCGGGTTCGGCGGCGAGCGTGGGCCCTCAGGCGGCGGGTCGTCGGCCGCCGCACCGGAGCGGGCACCGGACGTCGAGGTCGACATCCCGGTGCTGCCGCAGCAGGCGTTGCTGTACCGGCTCTGCGGCGACCGCAATCCGCTGCATTCGGATCCCGAATTTGCTGCCGCTGCGGGCTTTCCGCGACCGATCCTGCACGGGTTGTGTACCTACGGCATGACGTGCAAGACGATGGTCGACGCGATGCTGGACGGGGATGCCGGCGCGGTTGCCTCCTTCGGCGCACGATTCTCCGGTGTGGCATTTCCCGGCGAGACGCTCAAGGCCGGCATCTGGAAAGCCGACGGCCGGCTGCTGGCCAGTGTGGTGGCGCCCGCCCGCGACAACGCGGTGGTGCTCAGCGGAGTGGAGTTGGTGCCCGCGTAG
- a CDS encoding lipid-transfer protein, producing the protein MLSGKAAIVGIGATDFSKDSGRSELRLAAEAVQDALDDAGLSPSDVDGLTTFTMDSNTEIAVARAAGIGELTFFSKIHYGGGAACAIIQQAAIAVATGIANVVVAYRAFNERSGMRFGQVQTRLTENADSTGVDNSFSYPHGLSTPAAQVAMIARRYMHLSGATSRDFGVISVADRKHAAKNPKAYFYQKPITIEDHQNSRWIAEPLRLLDCCQETDGAVAIVVTSVERAKDLKHRPAVVEAAAQGSSPDQYTMVSYYRPELDGLPEMGLVGRQLWQQSGLKPADIQTAVLYDHFTPFTLIQLEELGFCGKGEAKDFIADGAIEIGGRLPINTHGGQLGEAYIHGMNGIAEGVRQLRGTSVNQVPNVEHVLVTAGTGVPTSGLILG; encoded by the coding sequence ATGCTGTCGGGTAAGGCTGCGATCGTCGGCATCGGGGCCACAGACTTCTCGAAAGACTCCGGCCGCAGCGAACTGCGGCTGGCCGCCGAAGCGGTCCAAGACGCACTCGATGACGCCGGGCTGAGCCCGTCCGACGTCGACGGGCTGACCACGTTCACAATGGACAGCAACACCGAGATCGCCGTCGCACGGGCGGCGGGAATCGGCGAGTTGACGTTCTTTTCCAAGATTCACTACGGCGGCGGCGCGGCGTGCGCGATCATCCAGCAGGCGGCGATCGCTGTCGCCACCGGGATCGCCAATGTGGTTGTGGCATATCGTGCGTTCAACGAGCGCTCCGGAATGCGATTCGGCCAGGTCCAGACCCGGCTGACGGAGAACGCCGATTCCACCGGCGTGGACAACTCGTTCTCGTATCCGCATGGGCTTTCCACCCCGGCCGCGCAGGTCGCGATGATCGCCAGGCGCTACATGCACCTGTCGGGTGCGACCAGCCGCGACTTCGGTGTGATCTCAGTGGCGGACCGCAAACATGCCGCGAAGAACCCGAAGGCGTATTTCTACCAAAAGCCGATAACGATTGAGGATCACCAGAATTCGCGGTGGATCGCCGAGCCGCTGCGGCTGCTGGACTGCTGTCAGGAGACCGACGGAGCGGTCGCGATTGTGGTGACCTCGGTGGAGCGCGCGAAAGACCTCAAGCACCGGCCGGCTGTCGTCGAGGCGGCTGCTCAAGGCTCTAGCCCCGACCAGTACACCATGGTCAGTTACTACCGGCCCGAGCTCGACGGCCTGCCCGAGATGGGTCTGGTCGGTCGGCAACTGTGGCAGCAGTCCGGGCTCAAGCCGGCCGACATCCAGACCGCGGTGCTCTACGACCACTTCACTCCGTTCACGCTAATTCAGTTGGAGGAGTTGGGTTTCTGCGGCAAAGGCGAAGCCAAGGACTTCATCGCCGACGGCGCGATCGAAATCGGCGGGCGGCTGCCCATCAACACACACGGCGGCCAGCTCGGGGAGGCCTATATCCACGGCATGAACGGCATCGCCGAAGGGGTGCGCCAACTTCGGGGCACCTCGGTGAACCAGGTCCCGAACGTCGAGCATGTCTTGGTGACGGCTGGCACCGGGGTGCCGACGTCCGGCTTAATCCTGGGCTGA
- a CDS encoding nuclear transport factor 2 family protein translates to MTEHPAHAAGRRSREAVQAKDKQAWLEVFADDAIVEDPIGPSAFDPEGQGHRGKEAISAFWDKAIAPADKIEFNFRDTFQCGNEEANVGNIVITMGEHQITAEGVFTYKVDDDGKLVALRAYWEMDRAAATARPV, encoded by the coding sequence ATGACCGAGCATCCGGCGCACGCCGCTGGCCGCCGCTCACGAGAAGCGGTGCAGGCCAAGGACAAACAGGCCTGGCTGGAGGTGTTTGCCGACGACGCGATCGTCGAAGACCCGATCGGCCCATCGGCTTTCGACCCTGAAGGCCAGGGGCACCGGGGCAAGGAAGCGATCTCGGCGTTCTGGGACAAGGCGATCGCCCCCGCTGACAAGATCGAGTTCAACTTCCGCGACACGTTCCAGTGCGGCAACGAAGAAGCCAATGTCGGCAACATCGTCATCACCATGGGCGAACACCAGATCACCGCCGAAGGGGTTTTCACCTACAAGGTTGACGACGACGGCAAACTGGTTGCCCTGCGCGCCTACTGGGAGATGGACCGCGCCGCCGCGACCGCGCGGCCGGTCTAG
- a CDS encoding TIGR03619 family F420-dependent LLM class oxidoreductase: protein MKYTCSIAMGPIDELLDIARTAEEVGFDSIALPDSLFYMEKAAADYPYTADGSRMWDENTPWVDPLIAAAAMGAVTSTLRFYTNVMKLGSRNPLLLARQVGSVANLTNNRFGFGVGIGWAPEEFEWCGQPYERRGARVDEMIEVIKLVLGGGMVEFHGKFYDFDRLQMSPAPSQPVPFYIGGHTEPALKRAARVGDGWTSAMMTAEQLAKTIRRLNDLRAEYGRADQPFEFQAVCIDKFGVEGHRELTAIGVTDNIVIPWVLDGLGFDAPLNKKRDSLKRFADTYIHSGWQDRS from the coding sequence ATGAAATACACGTGCAGCATCGCGATGGGTCCCATCGACGAGCTACTCGACATTGCCCGCACCGCCGAGGAAGTCGGCTTCGACTCCATCGCATTGCCCGATTCGCTGTTTTACATGGAGAAGGCCGCCGCCGACTACCCCTACACCGCGGACGGATCACGGATGTGGGACGAGAACACGCCCTGGGTGGACCCGTTGATCGCCGCCGCCGCGATGGGCGCGGTCACCTCGACGCTGCGGTTCTACACCAACGTGATGAAGCTCGGTTCCCGCAACCCGTTGCTGCTGGCACGCCAAGTCGGCTCGGTCGCCAACCTCACCAACAACAGATTCGGCTTCGGAGTCGGCATCGGTTGGGCACCCGAAGAATTCGAATGGTGCGGGCAGCCCTATGAGCGCCGCGGAGCTCGGGTCGACGAGATGATCGAGGTTATCAAGCTGGTGCTGGGCGGTGGCATGGTCGAATTCCATGGCAAATTCTACGATTTCGACCGGCTGCAGATGAGCCCTGCGCCGTCGCAGCCGGTGCCGTTTTACATCGGCGGGCATACGGAGCCGGCGCTCAAGCGGGCCGCCCGGGTCGGCGACGGCTGGACCAGCGCGATGATGACGGCCGAACAGCTCGCCAAGACCATCAGGCGGCTCAATGACTTGCGCGCCGAATACGGTCGCGCCGACCAACCGTTCGAGTTCCAGGCCGTGTGCATCGACAAGTTCGGCGTCGAGGGGCACCGCGAACTCACCGCGATCGGCGTCACCGACAACATCGTCATCCCCTGGGTTCTCGACGGCCTGGGCTTCGACGCGCCGCTGAACAAGAAACGCGACTCGCTGAAGCGCTTCGCCGACACCTACATCCACTCCGGTTGGCAGGACCGGTCATGA
- a CDS encoding sulfotransferase family protein produces MTGRTDVGTVEDLHESATKVTGLDDFGSDEDNYREALTVLLDSYRREADLTPLGSKMNRFFLRGALVARLLSEAAWKQYPEHADVVIERPIFVTGLVRTGTTALHRLLGADPAHQGLQMWLAEYPQPRPPRETWESNPVYRELDAQYTRHHEENPGYTGLHFMAAAELEECWQLLRQSFHSVSYETLAHLPSYAQWLAEQDWTPAYRRHRKNLQLIGLNDADKRWVLKNPSHLFALDALMATYPDALVIQTHRPVETIMASMCSLAQHTTEGWSNTFVGAQIGYDAMETWSRGLERFNAARAKYNPAQFYDVDYADFVADPIGTVKAIYRHFGLTLTDEALAAMEKAHAESQTGPRAPKHRYSLADYGLTAESVKERFAGL; encoded by the coding sequence ATGACCGGGCGCACCGACGTCGGCACCGTCGAGGACTTGCACGAGTCGGCCACCAAAGTTACCGGGCTGGACGATTTCGGCAGCGACGAGGACAACTACCGTGAAGCGCTAACCGTCTTGCTCGACTCTTACCGACGCGAGGCGGACCTGACGCCGTTGGGCAGCAAGATGAACCGGTTCTTCCTGCGGGGTGCGCTGGTGGCGCGATTGTTGTCCGAGGCGGCCTGGAAGCAGTACCCCGAGCACGCCGACGTCGTCATCGAGCGGCCGATCTTCGTCACCGGCTTGGTGCGCACCGGGACCACGGCGCTGCACCGGCTGCTGGGCGCCGACCCTGCCCATCAGGGCTTGCAGATGTGGCTCGCCGAGTACCCGCAGCCCCGCCCGCCCCGCGAGACCTGGGAATCAAATCCGGTGTATCGCGAGCTCGACGCCCAGTACACCCGCCACCACGAGGAGAACCCCGGCTACACCGGGCTGCACTTCATGGCCGCTGCCGAGCTCGAGGAATGCTGGCAGCTGCTGCGACAGTCGTTTCATTCGGTGTCGTACGAAACGCTGGCCCACCTGCCCAGCTATGCGCAGTGGCTGGCAGAGCAGGACTGGACGCCGGCATATCGGCGGCACCGCAAAAACCTTCAGCTGATCGGGCTCAACGACGCCGACAAGCGGTGGGTGTTGAAAAACCCCAGCCATTTGTTCGCTCTCGACGCGCTCATGGCGACCTACCCCGACGCGCTGGTGATACAGACGCATCGGCCGGTCGAGACGATCATGGCCTCGATGTGCTCGTTGGCGCAGCACACCACCGAGGGCTGGTCGAATACCTTCGTGGGCGCGCAGATTGGCTACGACGCAATGGAAACCTGGTCGCGCGGGCTGGAACGTTTTAACGCCGCACGGGCCAAATACAATCCGGCTCAGTTCTACGACGTCGACTACGCCGATTTCGTCGCTGACCCGATCGGCACCGTAAAGGCGATCTATCGTCACTTCGGACTGACACTCACCGACGAAGCGCTGGCGGCAATGGAAAAGGCCCACGCCGAAAGCCAAACCGGCCCCCGGGCCCCCAAACACAGGTATTCGCTAGCCGATTACGGGTTGACGGCCGAGTCGGTCAAGGAGCGGTTCGCCGGGCTCTGA
- a CDS encoding SDR family oxidoreductase: MAGLLDGKVVVISGVGPALGSTLARRCARDGADLVLAARTAERLDDVAKQITDTGRRAVAVATDITDDEQVANLIDSTMAAYGKVDVLINNAFRVPSMKPLARTSFQHIRDAIELTVLGALRLSQGFTPALAESKGSIVNVNSMVIRHSQPKYGAYKMAKSALLAMSQSLASELGEQGIRVNSVAPGYIWGKTLKSYFEHQAGKYGTTVEEIYSATAANSDLKRLPTEDEVASAIIFLASDLASGITGQTLDVNCGEYKA, translated from the coding sequence ATGGCCGGATTGCTAGACGGCAAGGTAGTGGTGATCAGCGGTGTAGGGCCCGCGCTGGGCAGCACGCTGGCTCGCCGATGTGCGCGCGACGGCGCAGATCTGGTGTTGGCAGCCCGCACTGCCGAGCGCCTGGACGACGTCGCCAAGCAGATCACCGACACTGGGCGTCGTGCGGTAGCGGTCGCCACCGACATCACCGACGACGAGCAGGTGGCCAACCTCATCGACTCCACTATGGCGGCCTACGGCAAGGTCGACGTGCTGATCAACAACGCGTTCCGGGTGCCGTCGATGAAACCGCTAGCGAGAACGTCTTTTCAGCACATCCGTGACGCGATCGAACTCACGGTGCTGGGCGCGCTGCGGCTCAGCCAGGGCTTTACGCCTGCGCTGGCAGAGTCCAAAGGCTCGATCGTCAACGTCAACTCCATGGTGATCCGGCACTCTCAACCGAAGTATGGCGCCTACAAGATGGCCAAGTCGGCGTTGCTGGCCATGTCGCAGTCGCTGGCCAGTGAACTGGGCGAGCAAGGCATTCGCGTCAATTCTGTTGCACCGGGCTATATCTGGGGAAAGACGCTGAAGAGCTACTTCGAGCACCAGGCGGGCAAGTACGGCACGACAGTGGAGGAGATCTACAGCGCCACCGCGGCTAATTCCGACCTCAAGAGGCTGCCTACCGAGGACGAAGTCGCCTCGGCCATCATATTTTTGGCGAGCGACCTGGCCAGCGGTATCACCGGGCAGACCCTCGACGTCAACTGCGGGGAGTACAAAGCATGA
- the dmpG gene encoding 4-hydroxy-2-oxovalerate aldolase has product MSDSIWDVRITDTSLRDGSHHKRHQFSKDEVHAIVAALDAAGVPVIEVTHGDGLGGSSFNYGFSKVPEQELIKLAADTAKEARIAFLMLPGVGTKDDIKEAQDNGGSICRIATHCTEADVSIQHFGLARELGLETVGFLMMAHTIPPEKLAKQARIMADAGCQCVYVVDSAGALVLEGVRDRVAALVAELGDDAQVGFHGHENLGLGVANSVEAVRAGAKQIDGSCRRFGAGAGNAPVEALIGVFDKIGVKTGIDFFDIADAAEDVVRPAMPAECLLDRNALIMGYAGVYSSFLKHAVRQAERYGVPASALLYRAGQRKLIGGQEDQLIDIALEIKREQEQGQVVSH; this is encoded by the coding sequence ATGAGTGACAGCATCTGGGACGTGCGGATCACCGACACCTCGCTGCGGGACGGGTCGCACCATAAACGCCACCAGTTCAGCAAAGACGAGGTGCACGCCATCGTGGCGGCGCTGGACGCGGCCGGGGTTCCGGTGATCGAGGTGACCCACGGTGACGGCTTGGGTGGGTCGTCGTTCAACTACGGGTTCTCCAAGGTTCCCGAGCAGGAGCTGATCAAGCTGGCCGCCGACACCGCGAAAGAGGCCAGAATCGCGTTTTTGATGCTGCCTGGGGTGGGCACCAAAGACGACATCAAAGAAGCCCAGGACAACGGCGGGTCGATCTGCCGGATCGCCACCCACTGCACCGAGGCCGACGTATCGATCCAGCACTTCGGGCTGGCCCGGGAGCTGGGGCTGGAGACGGTCGGGTTTTTGATGATGGCCCACACGATTCCGCCGGAGAAACTGGCCAAGCAGGCCCGCATCATGGCCGACGCGGGCTGCCAGTGCGTCTACGTCGTCGACTCCGCCGGCGCGCTGGTGCTCGAGGGCGTGCGCGACCGGGTCGCGGCGCTGGTCGCCGAGCTTGGCGACGACGCCCAGGTCGGTTTTCACGGCCACGAGAACCTCGGTTTGGGGGTGGCCAATTCGGTGGAGGCGGTGCGAGCAGGCGCCAAGCAGATCGACGGGTCCTGCCGGCGCTTCGGCGCGGGCGCCGGCAACGCTCCGGTCGAGGCGCTGATCGGGGTGTTCGACAAGATTGGCGTCAAGACGGGCATCGACTTCTTCGACATCGCCGACGCCGCTGAAGACGTGGTGCGCCCGGCCATGCCGGCCGAATGCCTGCTCGACCGCAACGCGCTGATCATGGGCTACGCGGGGGTCTACTCCAGCTTCCTCAAACACGCGGTCCGGCAGGCCGAACGCTACGGCGTGCCCGCGTCGGCGCTGCTGTACCGGGCTGGTCAACGCAAACTCATCGGCGGGCAGGAAGACCAGCTGATCGACATCGCCCTGGAAATCAAGCGCGAGCAGGAGCAGGGACAGGTCGTCAGCCACTGA
- a CDS encoding 2-keto-4-pentenoate hydratase, whose protein sequence is MLSTAIREALAADLARAERSREPIAPLTSAHPQIDPVDAYEIQLINIRRRVAAGARVVGHKVGLSSVAMQQMMGVDEPDYGHLLDEMQVFEHIPVRAAKYLYPRVEVEVGFILAADLPGAQCSEDDVLGATAALVPAIELIDTRITDWNIALCDTIADNASSAGFVLGEARVSPAEVDVTGIEAVLARNGEVVAKGRSDAVLGNPVTAVAWLARKVESFGVRLREGDIVLPGSCTRAVDARPGDTFVAEFDGLGSVRLSFE, encoded by the coding sequence ATGCTTTCAACCGCCATCCGGGAAGCGCTCGCCGCCGATCTGGCAAGGGCGGAGCGCAGCCGGGAGCCGATCGCCCCGTTGACGTCGGCCCACCCGCAGATCGACCCCGTCGACGCATACGAAATCCAGTTGATCAATATCCGCCGGCGGGTGGCCGCGGGTGCCCGGGTGGTGGGCCACAAGGTGGGGTTGTCGTCGGTGGCGATGCAGCAGATGATGGGGGTCGACGAGCCCGACTACGGGCATTTGCTCGACGAGATGCAGGTGTTCGAGCACATCCCGGTGCGGGCGGCGAAGTACCTGTATCCGCGGGTGGAGGTCGAGGTCGGTTTCATTTTGGCCGCTGATCTGCCGGGCGCGCAGTGCAGCGAGGACGACGTGCTGGGTGCGACGGCGGCGTTGGTCCCCGCGATCGAGTTGATCGACACCCGGATCACCGACTGGAACATCGCGTTGTGCGACACCATCGCCGACAACGCGTCCTCGGCGGGGTTTGTGCTCGGCGAGGCCCGGGTTTCGCCGGCCGAGGTCGACGTCACCGGGATCGAGGCGGTGTTGGCGCGCAACGGTGAGGTGGTGGCCAAGGGCCGCAGTGATGCCGTGTTGGGTAATCCGGTCACCGCGGTGGCCTGGCTGGCCCGCAAGGTGGAAAGTTTTGGTGTGCGGCTGCGAGAAGGTGACATCGTGTTGCCGGGCTCGTGCACCCGAGCCGTCGACGCCCGGCCCGGCGATACGTTCGTCGCGGAGTTCGACGGCCTGGGGTCGGTGCGGTTGTCTTTCGAATAG
- a CDS encoding Rieske 2Fe-2S domain-containing protein → MSTDSVGVRDIDSGTLPTRYARGWHCLGPVVEFLDGEPHAIEAFGTKLVVFADSHGDLHVLDGYCRHMGGDLTQGTIKGDEIACPFHDWRWGGDGRCKLVPYAKRTPRMARTRSWTTDVRSGLLFVWHDVEGNPPPPEVRIPEIPEWASDEWTDWRWNRELIPSNCRDIIDNVVDMAHFFYIHFGFPTYFKNVFEGHVASQYLRTVGRPDVDLGGSSYTGEQILDSEASYFGPSFMINWLHNNYGGYKAESILINCHYPVTQNSFMLQWGVIVQKPKGMDEEMTNKLADAFTVGVSKGFLQDVEIWKNKARIDNPLLVEEDGAVYQLRRWYEQFYVDAAEVTPEMTDRFEIEVDTTKANEFWHAEVEENLRRRAEQEAEGQATQQSR, encoded by the coding sequence GTGAGTACCGACAGCGTCGGCGTCCGCGACATCGACTCCGGCACCCTGCCGACCAGGTACGCCCGCGGTTGGCACTGCCTGGGGCCAGTCGTGGAGTTCTTGGACGGCGAACCGCACGCGATCGAGGCATTCGGTACCAAGCTTGTCGTGTTCGCCGACTCGCACGGCGATCTCCACGTCCTAGACGGCTACTGCCGCCACATGGGCGGTGACCTGACCCAGGGCACCATCAAGGGCGACGAGATCGCCTGCCCGTTCCACGACTGGCGCTGGGGCGGGGACGGGCGGTGCAAGCTCGTGCCCTACGCCAAGCGCACACCCCGCATGGCCCGCACCCGCTCGTGGACCACCGATGTGCGCAGCGGCCTGTTATTTGTCTGGCACGACGTCGAGGGCAACCCGCCGCCACCCGAGGTCCGCATCCCGGAAATCCCGGAGTGGGCCAGCGACGAGTGGACCGACTGGCGCTGGAATCGCGAGCTGATCCCGTCGAATTGCCGCGACATCATCGACAACGTCGTCGATATGGCGCACTTCTTCTACATCCACTTCGGATTCCCGACCTACTTCAAGAACGTCTTCGAGGGCCACGTCGCCTCGCAGTACCTGCGCACCGTTGGCCGCCCAGACGTCGACCTAGGTGGTTCAAGCTACACCGGCGAGCAAATATTGGATTCGGAGGCTTCGTATTTCGGGCCGTCGTTCATGATCAACTGGTTGCACAACAACTACGGCGGATACAAGGCCGAGTCCATTCTGATCAACTGCCACTACCCTGTCACCCAGAACTCGTTCATGCTGCAGTGGGGCGTCATCGTGCAAAAGCCCAAGGGCATGGACGAAGAGATGACCAACAAGCTCGCCGACGCGTTCACGGTGGGAGTCAGCAAGGGGTTCTTACAGGACGTCGAGATCTGGAAGAACAAGGCGCGCATCGACAATCCCCTGCTGGTCGAGGAGGACGGCGCGGTGTATCAGTTGCGGCGCTGGTATGAGCAGTTTTATGTCGACGCTGCCGAGGTCACTCCGGAGATGACCGACCGGTTCGAGATCGAGGTCGATACCACGAAGGCCAACGAATTCTGGCACGCCGAGGTGGAGGAGAACCTGCGTCGGCGGGCCGAACAAGAGGCGGAAGGACAAGCCACCCAGCAGTCACGATGA
- a CDS encoding acetaldehyde dehydrogenase (acetylating) yields the protein MPSKASVAIVGSGNISTDLLYKLLRSEWLEPRWMVGIDPDSEGLARARKLGLETTAEGVDWLLAQPDKPDLLFEATSAYVHKAAAPKYAEAGIRAIDLTPAAVGPAVVPPANLREHLDAPNVNMITCGGQATIPIVYAVSRVVDVPYAEIVASVASVSAGPGTRANIDEFTNTTARGVETIGGAQRGKAIIILNPAEPPMIMRDTIFCAIPEDADRDAIAKSIHDVVEEVQTYVPGYRLLNEPQFDEPSLNSGGRAVVTTFIEVEGAGDYLPPYAGNLDIMTAAATKVGEEIAKETLSVAGGTR from the coding sequence ATGCCGTCCAAAGCTTCAGTCGCCATCGTCGGGTCGGGCAACATCAGCACCGACCTGCTTTACAAGCTGCTGCGCTCGGAGTGGCTGGAGCCGCGCTGGATGGTGGGCATCGACCCGGACAGCGAGGGCCTGGCGCGGGCTCGCAAGCTGGGGCTGGAAACCACCGCCGAGGGCGTGGACTGGCTGTTGGCCCAGCCCGACAAACCGGACCTGTTGTTCGAGGCCACCAGCGCCTACGTGCACAAGGCGGCGGCGCCGAAATACGCCGAGGCCGGGATCCGGGCCATCGATCTGACGCCCGCCGCGGTCGGCCCCGCGGTGGTTCCGCCGGCGAACCTGCGCGAGCACCTCGATGCCCCCAACGTCAACATGATCACCTGCGGTGGGCAGGCCACGATCCCGATCGTGTACGCGGTGTCGCGGGTGGTCGACGTGCCCTACGCCGAGATCGTCGCCTCGGTTGCCTCGGTGTCGGCTGGGCCGGGCACCCGGGCCAACATCGACGAGTTCACCAACACCACCGCCCGCGGTGTGGAGACCATCGGCGGCGCGCAGCGCGGCAAGGCGATCATCATCTTGAATCCGGCTGAGCCGCCGATGATCATGCGTGACACGATCTTTTGCGCCATCCCCGAGGACGCCGACCGCGACGCGATCGCCAAATCCATCCACGACGTCGTCGAAGAGGTGCAGACCTACGTGCCGGGATACCGGTTGCTCAACGAGCCGCAGTTCGACGAGCCGTCGTTGAATTCGGGTGGCCGGGCGGTGGTCACGACCTTCATCGAGGTCGAGGGCGCCGGGGATTACCTGCCGCCGTATGCGGGCAACCTGGACATCATGACCGCGGCGGCGACCAAGGTCGGCGAGGAGATCGCCAAGGAGACGCTCAGCGTTGCGGGAGGCACGCGATGA
- a CDS encoding thiolase domain-containing protein, which yields MTKQLAAVLGTGQTKYVAKRHDVSMNGMVREAIDRALADSGVTFDDIDAVVVGKAPDFFEGVMMPELFMADAVGATGKPLIRVHTAGSVGGSTGVVAASLVQSGKYRRVLAIAWEKQSESNAMWALSIPVPFTKPVGAGAGGYFAPHVRAYIRRSGAPSHIGAMVAVKDRLNGAKNPLAHVQQPHITLEKVLSSQMLWDPIRFDETCPSSDGACALVIGNEEIADQRVADGHPVAWIHATALRTEPLAYAGRDQVNPQAGRDCAAALWSAAGITSPIDEIDAAEIYVPFSWFEPMWLENLGFTPEGEGWKLTEAGETAIGGRLPVNPSGGVLSSNPIGASGLIRFAEAAIQVMGKGGAHQVPGARKALGHAYGGGSQYFSMWVVGADKP from the coding sequence ATGACTAAGCAGCTTGCCGCAGTGCTGGGCACCGGGCAGACGAAATACGTCGCCAAGCGGCACGACGTGTCAATGAATGGCATGGTGCGCGAGGCCATCGACCGAGCACTGGCCGACTCCGGTGTCACCTTCGACGATATCGACGCCGTCGTGGTCGGTAAGGCACCCGACTTCTTCGAAGGCGTCATGATGCCGGAGTTGTTCATGGCCGACGCTGTCGGCGCTACCGGCAAGCCGTTGATCCGGGTGCACACCGCCGGTTCGGTAGGCGGGTCCACCGGAGTGGTGGCCGCCAGCCTGGTGCAGTCGGGCAAGTATCGCCGCGTGCTGGCGATAGCGTGGGAAAAACAGTCGGAATCCAACGCTATGTGGGCGCTGTCCATCCCAGTGCCGTTCACCAAGCCGGTCGGTGCCGGGGCGGGCGGCTACTTCGCCCCACATGTGCGGGCATACATCCGCCGCTCGGGCGCGCCGTCTCATATCGGCGCCATGGTCGCGGTCAAGGACCGCCTCAACGGCGCGAAGAACCCGTTGGCGCACGTCCAGCAGCCCCACATCACCCTGGAGAAAGTGCTGTCGTCCCAAATGCTTTGGGATCCAATCCGGTTCGACGAAACCTGCCCGTCTTCCGACGGGGCGTGCGCCCTGGTCATCGGTAACGAGGAGATCGCCGACCAACGTGTCGCCGACGGTCATCCGGTGGCCTGGATCCACGCCACCGCGTTGCGCACCGAGCCGCTGGCTTACGCGGGCCGCGACCAGGTCAACCCGCAGGCCGGCCGGGACTGCGCGGCCGCGCTGTGGAGCGCCGCGGGTATCACCAGCCCGATCGACGAGATCGACGCCGCCGAGATCTATGTTCCGTTTTCCTGGTTCGAGCCGATGTGGCTGGAGAACCTCGGATTCACGCCCGAGGGCGAAGGCTGGAAGCTCACCGAGGCTGGGGAAACGGCGATCGGCGGGCGGCTGCCGGTGAACCCCTCCGGCGGCGTGCTGTCGTCGAACCCGATCGGCGCCTCCGGCCTGATCCGTTTCGCTGAGGCAGCCATCCAGGTGATGGGCAAGGGTGGGGCGCACCAGGTTCCGGGTGCTCGCAAGGCGTTGGGTCATGCCTACGGCGGTGGCTCGCAGTACTTTTCGATGTGGGTGGTAGGGGCCGACAAGCCGTGA